The following coding sequences lie in one Rhodospirillaceae bacterium genomic window:
- a CDS encoding FadR/GntR family transcriptional regulator, whose amino-acid sequence MDSTGAEAKETRPAAVSRLGEGGRHVGQITAQLREAIRSGIYVHGDQLPAERELAERFDTARSTIRKVLFNLESEGLIERRVGSGTFVKYDDISIGAAHDIVSRVSPLELIEARLAVEPHMIRLAVLHATANEIKMLEAILNDLEQCRHDKEAFSRHDSMFHEWLARSSKNPLMLHLYQQINAVRGHDQWDAMKNKILSPEEIDEYNRQHRALFEAIRRRDIADAVKQINDHLEKARQDLMGAAAV is encoded by the coding sequence GTGGATTCCACTGGCGCTGAAGCAAAGGAGACCAGGCCGGCCGCGGTCTCGCGCCTTGGCGAGGGCGGACGCCATGTCGGGCAGATCACGGCCCAGCTGCGCGAGGCGATTCGCAGCGGCATTTACGTGCACGGCGACCAGTTGCCGGCCGAGCGGGAACTGGCGGAGCGCTTCGACACGGCGCGCAGCACGATCCGCAAGGTCCTGTTCAATCTGGAAAGCGAGGGCCTGATCGAGCGGCGGGTCGGCAGCGGTACCTTCGTGAAGTACGACGACATCTCGATCGGCGCGGCGCATGACATCGTCAGCCGGGTCAGCCCGCTCGAACTGATCGAGGCGCGCCTGGCCGTCGAGCCGCACATGATCCGCCTGGCGGTGCTCCATGCGACGGCCAACGAAATCAAGATGCTCGAAGCGATTCTGAACGACCTCGAGCAGTGCCGGCACGACAAGGAGGCCTTTTCCCGGCACGACAGCATGTTCCACGAATGGCTCGCCAGAAGTTCCAAGAACCCGCTGATGCTGCATCTCTACCAGCAGATCAACGCCGTCCGGGGCCACGACCAGTGGGACGCGATGAAGAACAAGATCCTGTCGCCGGAGGAAATCGACGAATACAATCGCCAGCACCGCGCGCTGTTCGAGGCGATCCGCCGCCGGGACATCGCCGACGCCGTCAAGCAGATCAACGACCATCTGGAAAAGGCGCGCCAGGACCTCATGGGCGCCGCGGCGGTTTAG
- a CDS encoding carbon-nitrogen hydrolase family protein, whose translation MPKKFVAACVQNNATPDVDFNIETALRLAERAADAGAGLICTPEYFSGLRTENGFFHPAAFAEAEHPVLPAFAAAAREWKVWFLLGSLGVLARDGRIFNRAYVLDSEGAIAARYDKIHMFDVVLDSGPYVESATIAPGDRSVVAQTPWGGLGLSICYDLRFAPLYRQLAHNGATMLAAPAAFTKVTGEAHWHVLNRARAIEHGCYMISPCQYGGIEGGGACFGHSLIVDPWGAVLADGGDGEGIVMAEIDPERVAEARAKIPALDHDRPITPEAPPLSESPAAVAAE comes from the coding sequence ATGCCGAAGAAATTCGTCGCCGCCTGCGTCCAGAACAACGCCACGCCGGATGTCGATTTCAATATCGAGACGGCGCTGCGGCTGGCGGAGCGGGCGGCCGATGCCGGCGCCGGCCTGATCTGCACGCCGGAATATTTCTCCGGCCTGCGCACCGAGAACGGATTCTTCCACCCGGCTGCCTTCGCCGAGGCCGAGCATCCGGTATTGCCGGCCTTTGCCGCGGCGGCGCGGGAATGGAAGGTCTGGTTCCTGCTCGGCTCGCTCGGCGTGCTCGCCCGGGATGGCCGGATTTTTAACCGGGCCTACGTCCTCGACAGCGAGGGCGCCATCGCCGCGCGCTACGACAAGATTCACATGTTCGACGTGGTGCTCGATTCCGGCCCCTACGTCGAATCGGCGACGATCGCGCCGGGCGACCGCTCGGTGGTGGCGCAGACGCCCTGGGGCGGCCTCGGCCTGTCGATCTGTTACGACCTGCGCTTCGCGCCGCTCTACAGGCAGCTTGCGCACAACGGCGCAACCATGCTGGCGGCGCCGGCGGCGTTCACGAAGGTGACGGGCGAGGCGCACTGGCATGTGCTGAACCGGGCCCGGGCCATCGAACACGGCTGCTACATGATCTCGCCCTGCCAGTATGGCGGGATCGAGGGCGGCGGCGCCTGTTTCGGCCATTCGCTGATTGTCGATCCCTGGGGCGCGGTGCTCGCCGACGGCGGCGACGGCGAGGGCATCGTCATGGCCGAAATCGACCCGGAAAGGGTGGCGGAGGCGCGCGCGAAGATTCCGGCCCTGGACCACGACCGGCCGATAACGCCGGAAGCGCCGCCCCTGTCTGAATCTCCTGCCGCCGTCGCGGCGGAGTGA
- a CDS encoding glutamine synthetase, translated as MMDIEAFVQEDGRDELVKQVRSKIDELGIQYLYMQFVSITGRICGKGIPADHWELVAERGFQLVYGATVNLFLNRHGEYLGYGPHEKELVGIPEPETFCQLPWDKRVARVWCTLFRNREEREQPGAFLTSDCRGNLRRIHEQFRKDHDGLHLRHGTEPEMMWLKRGEDGKPDGGFSNPYCYHIDQFESLRPVFLRVIEYSRAMGLDMIQGDHEDAPGQLELNFTFDDALRTADRLTTYRQICAQVARENNLIACFMSKPFMGVSASGCHHNISLWRGGQEEFNRLGNDPLPGMEGNYMYLKGGENTFMPDTDDPQLPGKVGLQVVGGIVKHLGALTAIGASTVNSYRRLWDTGFWAPVFADWGYQNRTTGLRISAPGRFEYRSVDSMVNPHLMAGAILKAADDGIRNDIDPGPPEDRNIYEAMEAGKLVKKLPMTLGDSLDALANDEVIKSSMPGEMYRLYEEYKRDEWERFLHTTTEWDMETYLDCLP; from the coding sequence ATGATGGATATCGAAGCCTTTGTGCAAGAGGACGGCCGCGACGAGCTGGTCAAACAGGTGCGCAGCAAGATCGACGAGCTGGGAATCCAGTATCTCTACATGCAGTTCGTGTCGATCACCGGCCGGATCTGCGGCAAGGGCATCCCGGCGGATCATTGGGAACTGGTCGCCGAACGCGGCTTCCAGCTGGTCTACGGCGCGACCGTCAACCTGTTCCTGAACCGGCACGGCGAATATCTCGGCTACGGGCCGCACGAGAAGGAACTGGTCGGCATTCCGGAGCCGGAAACCTTCTGCCAGCTGCCCTGGGACAAGCGCGTCGCCCGGGTCTGGTGCACCCTGTTCCGCAACCGCGAGGAGCGCGAGCAGCCGGGCGCGTTCCTGACGTCCGACTGCCGCGGCAACCTGCGCCGCATCCACGAGCAGTTCCGGAAGGATCACGACGGCCTGCACCTGCGCCACGGCACCGAGCCGGAAATGATGTGGTTGAAGCGGGGCGAGGACGGCAAGCCCGACGGCGGCTTCTCCAACCCCTATTGCTACCACATCGACCAGTTCGAGAGCCTGCGCCCGGTCTTCCTGCGGGTGATCGAATATTCCCGCGCCATGGGGCTGGACATGATCCAGGGCGATCACGAGGACGCGCCGGGCCAGCTCGAACTGAACTTCACCTTCGACGATGCGCTCAGGACCGCCGACCGGCTGACGACCTATCGCCAGATCTGCGCCCAGGTCGCCCGGGAGAACAACCTGATCGCCTGCTTCATGTCGAAACCCTTCATGGGCGTGTCGGCCTCGGGCTGCCACCACAACATCTCGCTGTGGCGCGGCGGCCAGGAGGAGTTCAACCGGCTCGGCAACGATCCGCTGCCCGGCATGGAAGGCAACTACATGTATCTGAAGGGCGGCGAAAACACCTTCATGCCGGATACCGACGATCCGCAGCTGCCCGGCAAGGTCGGCCTGCAGGTGGTCGGCGGGATCGTCAAGCATCTCGGCGCATTGACCGCCATCGGCGCGTCGACGGTGAATTCCTACCGCCGGCTGTGGGACACCGGCTTCTGGGCGCCGGTTTTCGCCGACTGGGGTTACCAGAACCGCACGACCGGCCTGCGCATTTCCGCGCCGGGCCGCTTCGAGTACCGCTCGGTGGATTCGATGGTGAACCCGCACCTGATGGCCGGCGCCATCCTCAAGGCGGCCGACGATGGCATCCGCAACGACATCGATCCGGGCCCGCCGGAAGACCGCAACATCTACGAGGCGATGGAAGCCGGCAAGCTGGTCAAGAAGCTGCCGATGACCCTCGGCGATTCGCTCGACGCGCTCGCCAACGACGAGGTCATCAAATCCTCGATGCCCGGCGAGATGTACCGCCTGTACGAGGAATACAAGCGGGACGAGTGGGAGCGGTTCCTGCACACCACCACCGAGTGGGACATGGAAACCTATCTGGATTGCCTGCCCTAG